Part of the Thiohalophilus sp. genome is shown below.
CGGCGCGCCGCTGGCGCAGTTGCACCAGGGTCAGTACCGGCCCGGACAGGGCGTAGGCGAAGAAGACACTGAACAGCACCACCGGCGGGTTGGAGGAAACCAGCACCAGAATCAGGACAATCACCAGAATGGCCACAAACGGGACCTTGTCGCGCAGGTTGAAGGTCTTGAAGCTGTAATAGCGCACATTGCTGACCATCAGCAGGCCGATTACCACCGTCAGCCCCCAGGCCAGATAACTGAGCTGGCCCGGCACCATCTCGTAGGTCTCGCCGACCCAGACACTGCCGGCGATGATCGCCGCCGCCGAAGGACTGGCCAGCCCCTGAAAGTAACGCTTGTCGGCATGCTCCACCTGGGTGTTGAAACGGGCCAGACGCAACGCGGCGGTGGCCGTGTAGATGAAGGCGGCCAGCCAGCCAAGCTTGCCCAGATCCGACAGGGCCCACTCGTAGATCACCAGTGACGGGGCCAGACCAAAAGAGACCATGTCCGACAGGCTGTCATACTCGGCGCCGAAGTCGCTCTGGGTGTTGGTCATGCGCGCCACCCGCCCGTCGACGCCATCCAGCAACATGGCCACGAAAATGGCAATCGCCGCCGGCTCAAAGCGGCCGTGCATGGCGGCCACGATCGCATAAAACCCGGAGAACAGCGCCGCCGTGGTAAACAGGTTGGGCAGCAGGTAGATACCGCGTCGACGTGAGTCTGTAGTGGTTTTTCGGGTCATGCTTACGTGTATACAAATAAAAGTGAGATTGCCATCATAACGTAATCCGCGATGCTGTGAAGCGGGCTTTGCCCGGATCCGTTGTCGCGTTTTTCCCGGTGCCAGACATGACAAGACCGGTTACCCGAACCGGCCTTGCAGAATCGCCCTGGCATTCAATCCTGTCTGTCAGGGCCCGGTGGCGTGACCGCCTCAGTTCTTGCTCTTGTCTACCAGCGCGTTTGCCTTGATCCAGGGCATCATCTCGCGCAGCTTCTCACCCACCTGCTCGATCGGATGTTCGGCATTGAGCCGGCGCATGGCGGTCATTTCCGGATAGTTGGTCATGCCTTCGAGAATAAACTTCTTGGCATACTCACCGGTCTGGATGTTGTGCAGGGCTTCTTTCATTGCCCAGCGACTCTCCTCGTTGATCACCTTGGCGCCGGTGACGTACTCGCCGTACTCGGCGTTGTTGGAGATGGAGTAGTTCATGTTGGCGATGCCGCCTTCGTACATCAGATCCACGATCAGCTTCAGCTCGTGCAGACATTCGAAGTAGGCCATCTCCGGCGCGTAACCGGCTTCCACCAGGGTCTCGAAACCGGCCTTGACCAGCTCCACCGCGCCACCGCAGAGCACGGCCTGCTCGCCGAACAGATCGGTTTCGGTCTCGTCCTTGAAGCTGGTTTCGATGATGCCGGTGCGACCGCCGCCGATGGCCGAGGCATAGGACATGGCGGTCTCCTTGGCCTTGCCGGAGGCGTCCTGGAACACGGCGATCAGATCGGGAATGCCGCCGCCGCGCACGAATTCACTGCGCACGGTATGGCCCGGCGCCTTGGGCGCAATCATGATCACGTCGAGATCCTCGCGCGGCACCACCTGGTTGTAATGGATGCTGAAGCCATGGGCAAACGCCAGGGTCGCACCCTTTTTCAGACTCGGCTCAATATCATCCTTGTAAATCCGGGCCTGGTACTCATCCGGGGTCAACACCATCACCACGTCGGCAGCGGCCACGGCCTCGGGTACATTCTTGACGCTCAGACCGGCTTCCTGCGCCTTTTTGGCGGAAGCCGAACCTTCACGCAGGCCGACAGTCACATCGACGCCGGAATCCTTCAGGTTGTTGGCATGGGCGTGGCCCTGGGAGCCGTAACCGATAACAGCTACCTTCTTGCCCTTGATGATGGAGAGATCGCAATCTTTGTCGTAATAGATATTCATACGTAATACCTGCCAATCCAGTTTATTGATTTAAAATTAAATGCGTAGTGCCCGGCTGCCGCGTGCGACACCCGTGGCACCGGAACGAACCGTTTCGATAATCAGCTCCGCGTCAATAGCGCCGAGAAAGGCGTCCAGCTTGGAGCCGTTGCCGGTCAGCTCGATGATGTAGGTCTCATCGGTCACATCCAGAATCCGGCCGCGAAAAATATCGGCCATGCGTTTGAGCTCGGCACGCACTTTGTCCGTTGGTGTAGCCACCTTGACCATCATCAGCTCCCGCTCGATATGGTTGCCCTCGGAGATATCCGCCAGCTTGACCACGTCGACCAGCTTGTTCAGTTGTTTAAAGATCTGCTCGATGATCTCCTCCGAACCGCTGGTGACTACGGTCATGCGCGACAGGGAGGGATCCTCGGTCGGTGCCACAGTCAATGATTCGATGTTGTAACCGCGCGCCGAGAACAACCCCGCCACCCGGGACAGGGCCCCCGCTTCGTTTTCCATCAACAGTGAAATAATATGTCGCATCAGGCCAGCTCTCTTTCCGGTGACAGGTGCATCTCGTGGTGCCCCTTGCCGGCGGCAATCATCGGATAGACATTTTCGGTCTGATCGGTGATGAAGTCCATGAAGACCAGCCGGTCCTTCATGGCGAAGGCTTCCTTGAGTGCACCTTCCACATCCCCCGGCTGCTCGATGCGCATGCCCACGTGGCCGTAGCTTTCCGCCAGTTTGACGAAATCGGGCAGCGCATCCAGATAGGAGTGCGAATAGCGGCTGTCGTAGAAGAACTCCTGCCACTGACGCACCATGCCCATGTAACGGTTGTTCAGATTGACGATCTTGACCGGCAGCATGTATTGCAGCGCGGTGGACAGCTCCTGGATACACATCTGGATACTCGCCTCGCCGGTGACGCAGGCCACCTGACTGTCGGGATAGGCCAGCTGCACACCCAGCGCGGCCGGCAGGCCGAAGCCCATGGTGCCCAGGCCGCCGGAGTTGATCCAGCGCCGCGGCTTGTCGAACGGATAGAACTGGGCGGCGAACATCTGGTGCTGCCCCACATCGGAGGTCACATAGGCATCGCCACCGGTCACCTCGTGCAGCTTTTCGATCACGAACTGCGGCTTGATCAGCGCGCTGTTTCGATCGTAGCGCAGACAGTTTTTGCTCTTCCAGGCATCGATTTGCTGCCACCACTGCTCCAGCAGCTTGGCATCCGGTTTTTTCTTCGATGCCTTGATCGCCTTGTTCATATCCGCCAGCACATGTTTGATGTCGCCGACGATGGGGACGTCCACCCGCACGTTCTTGGAGATGGACGAGGGGTCGATATCGATGTGAATGATCTTCGCATCGGGACAGAACTGTTTGACGTCGCCGGTCACCCGATCGTCGAAGCGCGCGCCGATGGCAATCAGCACATCGCACTCGTGCATGGCCATGTTGGCCTCATAGGTGCCGTGCATGCCGAGCATGCCCAGGTGCTGTTTGTCGCTGGCCGGATAGGCACCCAGCCCCATCAGGGTCTGGGTAATGGGATAGCCCAGGGTGCGGGTGAATTCGATCAGCTCGGCATCGGCATTGCTCAACACCACCCCGCCGCCGGTATAGATCATCGGCCGGCGCGCCGAAAGGATCAGTTCCATCGCCCGGCTGATCTCGCCGGGGTGCGCCTTGACCACCGGTTGATAGGAGCGCATCTCGATTTCACCGGGGTAGACATAGTCGATCTTGATATTCGGATCGGTCGTATCCTTGGGAATATCCACCACCACCGGTCCCGGACGCCCGGTGGTGGCCACATGAAATGCCTTGCGCAGGGTATCGCCCAGGTCTTCGGCATTTTTCACCAGGAAGTTATGTTTCACGCAGGGGCGGGTAATGCCGACCGCATCGACTTCCTGGAAGGCATCACTGCCAATGAACTGAGTGGCCACCTGCCCGGTGATGATCACCATCGGGATGGAGTCCATATAGGCAGTCGCGATCCCGGTCACCGCGTTGGTGGCCCCCGGTCCGGAGGTCACCAGTACCACGCCCGGCTTGCCGGTGGCGCGGGCATAGCCGTCGGCGGCATGGGTCGCACCCTGCTCGTGGCGCACCAGAATGTGTTTGACTTCATCCTGATTGAACAGGGCGTCATAGATATGCAGAACCGCACCGCCCGGATAGCCGAAGACGTATTCAACGCCCTCGTCCTTCAGGAACTGGACTACGATTTCGGCTCCACTGAGTTTCACGTTATATACTCCCAGATACTTTCCAGCAATTTGGCGTCGGCACGAAAAAAATACCCGTCACAACGGGCAGAAACGCCCATTATAATCAGTAAACCGGTATAAATACACGAAGTTGCCGCAGAAACCTGGCCGATGTTGCCATTTCCCGGTCCCGGCAATGGTTGTTGGGCCAGGTAACCGGTCTCGGAAACGCTATGTTGAAAAACCGCTCCTGTGATAGGCTTAACAACAACTCAACCGCAACCGGCGCATAATACGGTCATGAAAACAGTCAGTCAGATACTCGGCCTGCTTCTGATCCTCGCTCTGGCGAGCCCAGCCGCCCTGGCCGCGACCTACAAGTACCAGGATGAGTCGGGCAACACCGTCTACTCCCAGAATCCGCCCGAAAATCGCGACATCCCTTACGAGGTGATGGGTGATATCCCTTCCCGCGCCAAGCCCGGCAGCGACTCTCCGCCACTTAACAATACCAGCTCTGCGCCATCGCTGCAGCAGGATGAAGAGCAGAGTGACACGATCGCCCGGGAGCAGCAACAGGCCGAACAGATGCGCGAGGAAAACTGCGAAGCCGCGAAAAAGAACCTGGAGATTTACACCGTCTATCGCCGGATTCGCAATGAAGAGGGCGAGGTGGTGCGTATCGACGACGAGGAACGTCAACAGAAGATCGACGAAGCCAAACAGGCGATCCGGGATTTCTGTGACTGACTTACGGGGACTGACCTGCGTGAGGGAGTTTTAGCATGCCGCTACTCAAGATTCAGAGCAATCAAGCCGTCGAACCGGCGCGGGCCGAACAGCTGGTTAGTGCCGCCTCCGCCCTGGTGGCCGGGCAACTGGGCAAGCCCGAGCGCTACGTGATGGTGGCCCTGGAGCCGCCGGTCCCCATGTCCTTCGGCGGCAGCACCGACCCGCTGGCCTACCTGGAACTGAAAAGCATCGGCCTGCCGCAGGACAAGACCCCGGCCCTGTCCGAGGCCCTCTGCGGCCTCATCCAGGAACAGCTGGGCATCGATCCCGAACGGGTCTACATCGAATTCGCCGACGCCCCCGCGCCATGTGGGGCTGGAACAGTGGCACCTTTTAAGCTGTCACGAGCATGAAAAAGGCCCTGCTTATCCTGCTGGGCCTCCTCCTTGGCGCCGGGCTGTATCTCTATACCGAGCCCGATCTCCAGCGCCAGGCCCGTCAGCAGCTCGATAAACTGACCGGCGCCGACCAATCCCACCGTCTCTATCGCTGGCAGGATGCCGAGGGGCAATGGCAGGTAACCGACCAGCCACCCCCGGTCGGAACCGCTTACGAGACCCTGCAATACGATCCCGACACCAATGTCATCCCGTCCGAAAACCTGACCGAGCAGAAACAGGACTAGATGCCTCCGGCCAGGATGCCATTTCCGCCAAAAACCTTAACCACCAAGACACGAAGACACCAAGTTAATGTGGATGTCGCAGACCCAAGCTCCTCTTCCTTGTTAGAGATAGCTTGATTAACTGCCTGTTACCATTACGGCGAAGGCCGGAATCCGTATCGGGTTGGAAACGCTGGACTCCGGGTCATCGCTGCGCTCCGCCCGGAATGATGATGTGTTCAGGGATGGCCAACCGGCAATACAATCACCATCAGCCTCGAAGGCGCGCGAAACAGATCAACAACTTATTCCTGGTGTCTTTGTGTCCTGGTGGTGAGATTTTGTGCTGTTTTCCTCGTAACTCGTCCCTCGGCCCTCGTCCCTGACTGACAGTTTGGGATAAACTAGCAACCAGTTCTCAATCACATAACAAAGCGAAAAACTATGCGAACGTCCCGTTTGTTGCTCTCCACCCTCAAGGAAACCCCCGCCGATGCCGAGGTACTCAGCCATCAGCTGATGCTGCGCGCCGGGATGATTCGCAAGCTTGCCTCCGGGCTGTATACCTGGCTGCCGATGGGGTTGCGGGTGTTGCGCAAGGTAGAGCACATCATCCGCGAGGAGATGGATCGCGCCGGCGCCCAGGAAGTCCTGATGCCGGCGGTGCAGCCGGCCGAGCTGTGGCAGGAATCGGGCCGCTGGGAACAGTACGGGCCGGAGCTGCTGCGCCTGACCGATCGCCACAGCCGGGAATTCTGTTTTGGTCCCACCCATGAAGAGGTGATCACCGATCTCATCCGCCGCGAGATCCGCAGCTACAAACAGCTGCCCGCCAACCTCTACCAGATCCAGACCAAGTTTCGCGATGAGATTCGCCCCCGTTTCGGGGTGATGCGGGCGCGGGAATTTCTGATGAAAGACGCCTACTCCTTTCATCTGGACGACGCCTCGCTGGATGAAACCTATCACCAGATGCACGAGGCCTATTGCCGCATCTTTTCGCGCCTGGGACTCGACTACCGCCCGGTCCAGGCCGACACCGGCTCTATCGGCGGCAAGCTGTCACACGAATTTCATGTGCTGGCTGAATCGGGCGAGGATGCCATCGCCTTCAGCAGCGACAGCGACTACGCCGCCAACGTGGAACTGGCGCCCACGCTGCCGGCCAGCGACAGCCTGCCGTCCGCCGGCGCGGCGATGCAGACCGCGGAGACGCCCGGCCAGCACACCATCGAACAGCTGGCCGCCTTTCTCAACGTCCCCGCCAGCCAGTGTCTGAAGACCCTGCTGGTGGTTGATGCCGAAGAGCAGACCCATGCGCTGGTACTGCGCGGCGATCATGAGCTGAACCTGCTCAAGGTCGAGAAGCTCGACGGCATGGCTCCGCCGCTGCGTTTTGCCAGCGACGCGGAAATCAGGCAGGCCTGTGATTGCGAGGTGGGCTCCCTCGGTCCGGTAGGCCTGAGTGTACCGTTGCATGTGGATCACGGTGCTTTGATCGCCGATTTTGTCTGCGGCGCCAACCTCGCCGACAAACACCTGACCGGCGTCAACTGGGGCCGCGATTTGCCGCAACCGCAGACGGTCGACATTCGTAACGTCGTGGAGGGCGATCCCTCGCCCGATGGCCAGGGCACCCTGTCTATCAAACGCGGCATCGAAGTCGGGCACATTTTCCAGCTGGGCACCAAATACAGCGAAGCCATGAAAGCGACCGTCCTGGATGAAAACGGCCAGTCGGTGGTGATGACCATGGGCTGCTATGGCATTGGCGTCTCCCGCGTGGTCGCCGCCGCCATCGAGCAGAACCACGACGAACGCGGCATCATCTGGCCCGACGCCATCGCGCCGTGGCAGGTGGTGATTTTGCCGATGAACATGCACAAGTCGCAGCGTTTGCGCGACACGGTCGATCAGCTCTACCGCGAGTTACAGCAAGCCGGTATCGATGTGCTGGTGGATGATCGCAAGGAGCGCCCAGGGGTGATGTTCGCCGACATGGAACTGATCGGGATTCCGCACCGCCTCGTGATCGGTGAGCGCAGCCTGGACAAGGGCGTAGTCGAATACAAGACCCGCCGGGAAACCGAAGCCGGGGAAATTCCCGTCGATCAGATCGTCGAGCGGCTTAAACAGCAACTCCAGACGAACGGCTAATCTGCTATAACGATCTTATACAGGGATCCAACATGAGGCTGAGGATGCTGCATGCTGCATCGATAATCCGGGCGAGCGTCCTGCTGCTGGTCGCGGGTCTGTTCACCGGCCCGTCGCTGGCGGCGGACAACGGCCATGTCGATCCCGAACTGCGCCAGCTGTTACAGCAGGCCATCAACGATAACGACAGTTTCGAGGATCGGTTCGACGCGGAAGTGTGGCTGGTCGACATGTCCCACCGGCTCAAAGCCCGAGTGCCCGATCCGCAGCGCCGCCTTGCCCTGCTCAAACAGATCCACTACGAAGCCACCCGCGCCGATCTGTGGCCCGAACTGGTGCTGGCGGTCATCGAGGTGGAAAGCAACTTCGACCGCTTTGCCATCTCCAGTGCCGGCGCCATGGGCCTGATGCAGGTGATGCCCTTCTGGCTGGACGAGATCGGTCAGCCCGGCGACAACCTGTTCGACATTCGTACCAACCTGCGCATGGGTTGCACCATTCTCAAGTACTACCTGGACAAGGAAAACGGCAACCTCACCCCCGCCCTGGCCCGCTACAACGGCAGCTACGGCAGCCACCGCTACACCACCAAAATCTACACCGCCCTCGACAACCGCTGGCGGCGGTATTAATTCTCCGGTTTACTGGGAATTAACGCAGAGGTCGCGGAGTCGCGGAGGCGCAGAGGAAAAAGATTTTAATTAACATGTGGTAGGCGCTTTCATCGGCGGCAAGCGTGTCGCGGCTGAAAGCCCCTCCCACAGTTTTATTATTCTTCTCCGCGACTCTGCGGCTCTGCGTCCTCCGCGTTTGTTCCAGATGCTCCCGAAAAGAGACGTGATGGAATAATGCTATTCAGTGGTGAAATGCGAAGGGGGCGGGGTGTCGATGGTCTGGCAGTCGACCTGGTCGACCTGCGCCATAGGCGGGCCTTCCCGGAGCCAGTCGCAGAGTTGGCGGACCTTGGCGTCGGAGCCGCAGGCGAAGACTTCGACCGAACCGTCTGCCAGGTTACGGGCGTAACCGGTCAGGCCCAGGCGCTGTGCTTCGTGGCGGGTGCTGTCGCGGAAGAACACGCCCTGTACCCGGCCTGTAACCCGGCATTGGCGACACAGATTCATGGCAGTTCGATGGTGGCGGTTTGTCCGACCCGGTAACGCTGTCCCTCCTGCGGGAAGCTGACCGCGACCGCGTAGCGATCGCTGCCTTCGACCGGTTCCAGGCCGATACTTTTAATGCGACCGATATGCTCGCGCCCCCCAATCCTGACCGTCGCAGCCTGACCCAGCTCGAGAGGCTCGACCTGGCCTTCGCTCAGTTCGGCACGGGCAATCATGGAGTTGGCATCGGCCACAGTGACCAGGGTGACCGGCTGCAGATCATTGATCACCGTCTGTCCCTGGGCAGCCTGAACATTGATAACCAGGGCATCGAACGGGGCGCGTACCGCGCTGTACTCAAGATTCAGACGCGCCTGAACCAAAGCGGCACGCGCCGCGGCGTAGTCGGCTTCGGTCTGCCTGGCGTCGTTTAGTGCCACTTGCAGCTCGTGATCCGAGAGGACCGTACGGTCATACAACTCCTCGGCCCGATCCCGTTCGCGCCGGGCTTCCTCACGTACCGCTTCCAGACTCTGCAAGCGCGTATGCGCCTTGGACACATTGGCCCGGAATCCGCGATCATCCAGTTGCACCAGTACGTCTCCGGCCTCGACCCGCTGGCCGGTCTGCGCCCTGACTTCCGTGATCACCCCCTGTACCGGCGTACCGAGTTCAACGCGCCGCTCCCATTCAAGTCGCGCCTCGTAGTCGGCCGCCATCAGTTGACCACTGATCATCAGCAGCAAGATCGCCCAGCCGGGCGCCGCGATTGAGTTACTCTGCTTGTGCATCCGTTTCGTCCTTCTGCGATAAATTCTTCGGAGGAACAAAGGCTTTGTCCAGATCCAGCCGGCCGAGCAACGCATTCAGACGCGCCCAGGCCAGCGCTGTTTCATAGTCGGTTTCGGTGCTATTCCGTTCCGCCTCTGTATAACGCACCATGGAGTCACCCAGATCGGCTTTGACCTCCAGTTCGTAGAGTGCGCGGCTGCGATCCAGATAGAGTTCACGATACCGTTTCTCGGTTTCTCGCTGTTCCCGCTTGGCTTTGAGCGAATCCAGTTGCAACCACAGTTCCAGCACCTGCTGGCGTACATCGCGCTCGACAAGGGTCAGGCGTGATTGCGTCTCGAACAACCGGGCCTTTTCCCGGGCTACGCCGGCATCAGTGCGGCTGCCGTCATACAAGGGGACCGTCAATTGCAATTCAGCGCGAAAATCGTCGTAGCTGTTGCGCTCACGCGAGTAGGCGCCCGCCTGCAACTTGCCCTGGATGGTCGGGTTATTGCCAGCCCGGGCTTCGGCCACCCGCGCGCGAGTGGCCTCGACCTGTTCGCGCAGGGACTGGACCACCGGATTTTCCCTCAAGGCCAGGGTCTGCAGCGATTCCACTTCCGGCAGTTCCTGCTCGATAGTCGGCAGGGTGGGCGGGACGACATTGCGGGGCAGTTGTCCGGGGCGGTTGAGGGCCTGCGCCAGCCGGGCACGGGTTTCGCGCTGACGGTTCTGGCTTTGCGCCCGCAGATGCCGGGC
Proteins encoded:
- the pssA gene encoding CDP-diacylglycerol--serine O-phosphatidyltransferase, whose product is MTRKTTTDSRRRGIYLLPNLFTTAALFSGFYAIVAAMHGRFEPAAIAIFVAMLLDGVDGRVARMTNTQSDFGAEYDSLSDMVSFGLAPSLVIYEWALSDLGKLGWLAAFIYTATAALRLARFNTQVEHADKRYFQGLASPSAAAIIAGSVWVGETYEMVPGQLSYLAWGLTVVIGLLMVSNVRYYSFKTFNLRDKVPFVAILVIVLILVLVSSNPPVVLFSVFFAYALSGPVLTLVQLRQRRAERDQAHRHPDEKDEQDLENP
- the ilvN gene encoding acetolactate synthase small subunit, with amino-acid sequence MRHIISLLMENEAGALSRVAGLFSARGYNIESLTVAPTEDPSLSRMTVVTSGSEEIIEQIFKQLNKLVDVVKLADISEGNHIERELMMVKVATPTDKVRAELKRMADIFRGRILDVTDETYIIELTGNGSKLDAFLGAIDAELIIETVRSGATGVARGSRALRI
- the yccX gene encoding acylphosphatase; this encodes MNLCRQCRVTGRVQGVFFRDSTRHEAQRLGLTGYARNLADGSVEVFACGSDAKVRQLCDWLREGPPMAQVDQVDCQTIDTPPPSHFTTE
- a CDS encoding lytic transglycosylase domain-containing protein produces the protein MLHAASIIRASVLLLVAGLFTGPSLAADNGHVDPELRQLLQQAINDNDSFEDRFDAEVWLVDMSHRLKARVPDPQRRLALLKQIHYEATRADLWPELVLAVIEVESNFDRFAISSAGAMGLMQVMPFWLDEIGQPGDNLFDIRTNLRMGCTILKYYLDKENGNLTPALARYNGSYGSHRYTTKIYTALDNRWRRY
- the ilvC gene encoding ketol-acid reductoisomerase — encoded protein: MNIYYDKDCDLSIIKGKKVAVIGYGSQGHAHANNLKDSGVDVTVGLREGSASAKKAQEAGLSVKNVPEAVAAADVVMVLTPDEYQARIYKDDIEPSLKKGATLAFAHGFSIHYNQVVPREDLDVIMIAPKAPGHTVRSEFVRGGGIPDLIAVFQDASGKAKETAMSYASAIGGGRTGIIETSFKDETETDLFGEQAVLCGGAVELVKAGFETLVEAGYAPEMAYFECLHELKLIVDLMYEGGIANMNYSISNNAEYGEYVTGAKVINEESRWAMKEALHNIQTGEYAKKFILEGMTNYPEMTAMRRLNAEHPIEQVGEKLREMMPWIKANALVDKSKN
- a CDS encoding efflux RND transporter periplasmic adaptor subunit, with amino-acid sequence MHKQSNSIAAPGWAILLLMISGQLMAADYEARLEWERRVELGTPVQGVITEVRAQTGQRVEAGDVLVQLDDRGFRANVSKAHTRLQSLEAVREEARRERDRAEELYDRTVLSDHELQVALNDARQTEADYAAARAALVQARLNLEYSAVRAPFDALVINVQAAQGQTVINDLQPVTLVTVADANSMIARAELSEGQVEPLELGQAATVRIGGREHIGRIKSIGLEPVEGSDRYAVAVSFPQEGQRYRVGQTATIELP
- a CDS encoding DUF4124 domain-containing protein — protein: MKKALLILLGLLLGAGLYLYTEPDLQRQARQQLDKLTGADQSHRLYRWQDAEGQWQVTDQPPPVGTAYETLQYDPDTNVIPSENLTEQKQD
- a CDS encoding proline--tRNA ligase, whose amino-acid sequence is MRTSRLLLSTLKETPADAEVLSHQLMLRAGMIRKLASGLYTWLPMGLRVLRKVEHIIREEMDRAGAQEVLMPAVQPAELWQESGRWEQYGPELLRLTDRHSREFCFGPTHEEVITDLIRREIRSYKQLPANLYQIQTKFRDEIRPRFGVMRAREFLMKDAYSFHLDDASLDETYHQMHEAYCRIFSRLGLDYRPVQADTGSIGGKLSHEFHVLAESGEDAIAFSSDSDYAANVELAPTLPASDSLPSAGAAMQTAETPGQHTIEQLAAFLNVPASQCLKTLLVVDAEEQTHALVLRGDHELNLLKVEKLDGMAPPLRFASDAEIRQACDCEVGSLGPVGLSVPLHVDHGALIADFVCGANLADKHLTGVNWGRDLPQPQTVDIRNVVEGDPSPDGQGTLSIKRGIEVGHIFQLGTKYSEAMKATVLDENGQSVVMTMGCYGIGVSRVVAAAIEQNHDERGIIWPDAIAPWQVVILPMNMHKSQRLRDTVDQLYRELQQAGIDVLVDDRKERPGVMFADMELIGIPHRLVIGERSLDKGVVEYKTRRETEAGEIPVDQIVERLKQQLQTNG
- a CDS encoding TolC family protein; translation: MLSDTAFRQTGWLALLLFCGLTTGFAQQQADEKPAPLPEPLTLEKALALADEPHPELQIAEARIRAAEAELQGARAGDDTAIYVDGALAYVAPPDYALNQDNDDHRLILNLDKTLYDFGRTRSASDAAARQLDSSKLLQVNTRQQRRLAIMQRFFDVVLADLQYYRYNEEMAVEFVELDKMRDRHELKQISDLELLEQDAVFQRARHLRAQSQNRQRETRARLAQALNRPGQLPRNVVPPTLPTIEQELPEVESLQTLALRENPVVQSLREQVEATRARVAEARAGNNPTIQGKLQAGAYSRERNSYDDFRAELQLTVPLYDGSRTDAGVAREKARLFETQSRLTLVERDVRQQVLELWLQLDSLKAKREQRETEKRYRELYLDRSRALYELEVKADLGDSMVRYTEAERNSTETDYETALAWARLNALLGRLDLDKAFVPPKNLSQKDETDAQAE
- a CDS encoding acetolactate synthase 3 large subunit: MKLSGAEIVVQFLKDEGVEYVFGYPGGAVLHIYDALFNQDEVKHILVRHEQGATHAADGYARATGKPGVVLVTSGPGATNAVTGIATAYMDSIPMVIITGQVATQFIGSDAFQEVDAVGITRPCVKHNFLVKNAEDLGDTLRKAFHVATTGRPGPVVVDIPKDTTDPNIKIDYVYPGEIEMRSYQPVVKAHPGEISRAMELILSARRPMIYTGGGVVLSNADAELIEFTRTLGYPITQTLMGLGAYPASDKQHLGMLGMHGTYEANMAMHECDVLIAIGARFDDRVTGDVKQFCPDAKIIHIDIDPSSISKNVRVDVPIVGDIKHVLADMNKAIKASKKKPDAKLLEQWWQQIDAWKSKNCLRYDRNSALIKPQFVIEKLHEVTGGDAYVTSDVGQHQMFAAQFYPFDKPRRWINSGGLGTMGFGLPAALGVQLAYPDSQVACVTGEASIQMCIQELSTALQYMLPVKIVNLNNRYMGMVRQWQEFFYDSRYSHSYLDALPDFVKLAESYGHVGMRIEQPGDVEGALKEAFAMKDRLVFMDFITDQTENVYPMIAAGKGHHEMHLSPERELA
- a CDS encoding DUF4124 domain-containing protein; amino-acid sequence: MKTVSQILGLLLILALASPAALAATYKYQDESGNTVYSQNPPENRDIPYEVMGDIPSRAKPGSDSPPLNNTSSAPSLQQDEEQSDTIAREQQQAEQMREENCEAAKKNLEIYTVYRRIRNEEGEVVRIDDEERQQKIDEAKQAIRDFCD